The sequence below is a genomic window from Nitrospira sp..
ATGTGCTGAACGGATTGTTCGTGCGCACCGACCATGCCAAGGCGATGGAAGCGGTCTATCGGAACCTGACCGGTCAACGGGTGCCGTTCGACGAACTGGTCTATCAGTCCAAAAAGCTCATTATGCGCGCGTCGATGTCCAGTGAGCTCAACGTGCTTGGTCATGAACTGAATCGTCTGTCCGAACGGGACCGGCACTACCGTGACTTCACGTTGAATAGCCTGACGGATGCCGTTCGCGAGGTGATCGCTTGCTTTCCGGTCTATCGATCGTACGTGACGGCCGATCGAGATGAGGTGCTCGATCATGATCGCCGATTCATCCATCAAGCCGTGGCGCGCGCCATACAGCGCAATCCGGCGGTCAACCAGCAGGTGTTTGACTTTGTCCGTGATCTGTTACTGGGCACCCTGGCGCCGTCCCGGAATTTCACCAACGAGGAACGAATGCGATTTGTGACGAGATTTCAGCAGACGACCGGGCCGGTCATGGCCAAAGGGGTCGAAGATACCGCCTGCTACATCGATAACCGATTGGTGTCGTTGAATGAGGTGGGAGGGGAGCCGGGGCGGTTCGGCTACACGGTCGAGCAGTTCCACCAGGCCCTCCGGGATCGGTATGCAGGCTGGCCCCATTCCCTGTCGGCCACCTCGACGCATGATACCAAGCGCGGCGAAGATGTTCGCGCCAGGCTGAATGTGCTGTCGGAGATGCCGGATCGGTGGAGGAAGGCCGTGGCTCGATGGATAAGGGTGAACAAACGGCATCGAACCGACTTGGACGAAGGGCCCGCGCCTGAGCGCAATGTGGAATATCTGCTGTATCAGACCTTGATCGGAGCATGGCCGCTCGGCGACCTGGACCAGAGCCGCTATGACGAATTCGGCACGCGGATCGAGCGCTATATGATCAAGGCCGTGCGAGAAGCGAAAGTGCGGACGAGTTGGGTGAACAGCCATGCGCCCTATGAAGAAGCCATCACACGGTTTATCCGTGGTCTGCTGGAACGTGGACCCGGCAATCCGTTTCTGACCGAATTTCTTCCGTTTCAAGAGATGGTGGCCAGGTATGGCATGCAGAACAGCCTCTCGACGGTGGTGTTGAAGGTCGCGGCGCCCGGCATTCCCGACTGTTACCAGGGAACGGAGTTGTGGGAACTGACACTTGTCGATCCCGACAATCGTGCTCCCGTGGACTATGCCGTACGTGAACGGATGATGGCGGACTGTGAAAAACTGGAAGGCGCGTCACCCGAGGATCGACGTGCCACGTTGGTGGAATGGTGGTCATCCTGGCAGGACGGACGCATCAAGATGTGGATCTTGTCCCGAGCGCTCCGTCACCGACGGTCGCAGTCGGCGCTCTATCTGCACGGCGAATATGTCCCTTTGGCGTCGCAGGGGCCCTACCACTCCCATCTCTGCGCCTTTGCACGGCTGCATCAGGATCAAGCGGTCGTAGCCGTCGCTCCACGCTTTCTGGCGAGCATGCAGGCGGAACCGGCACAGGGCATACAGTCTGAAGATGTGTGGCAAGACACCACCGTCACAGTCCCCTCATGGAAAACCGGATCGATCTACCGGCATCTCTTCACCGGCGAACGATTTGAAACAATTCCCCACGGACAACATCAAGTATTGCCGGTGGAATCTTTGTTGACGCATTGTCCCGTCGCGCTCTTGATTCGTTCCGACTCGTAAAGAGTTTGATCCCCGCCTCGTTGCCCGCTCTCACCTGTCGCATGATCCTGCGCGTTCTCTAGACCTCGGCACTCAATCCTGATTCTCTCGA
It includes:
- the treY gene encoding malto-oligosyltrehalose synthase; the protein is MLRIPVATYRLQFNHSFTFRDAARLIPYLNSLGITDCYASSLLKAVPGSLHGYDLIDPALLNPELGSEEDVALFTAALKRYGMGLLVDVVPNHMGILSMENRWWWDVLENGPGSRYASAFDVDWTPLKRELNHKVLLPILGEQYGAALEHQDIQLVYEEGGFMVAYFQHRLPIAPSSWTTILSFRIDDLARRAGEDHPSVQELRSILTALRHLPPSCERSPDHIAERDREQHLARRRLGTLMSESGDVRDHIAATVECFNGTKGVSDSFDHLDALLNEQHYRLASWRVASEEINYRRFFDINELAAIRTEDPAIFTESHRLIFQLLKGGIATGLRIDHVDGLYDPEHYLRRLQEWAAAELPHKPGNDHPSLFIVVEKILGSGEQLPRSWPVAGTTGYDFLNVLNGLFVRTDHAKAMEAVYRNLTGQRVPFDELVYQSKKLIMRASMSSELNVLGHELNRLSERDRHYRDFTLNSLTDAVREVIACFPVYRSYVTADRDEVLDHDRRFIHQAVARAIQRNPAVNQQVFDFVRDLLLGTLAPSRNFTNEERMRFVTRFQQTTGPVMAKGVEDTACYIDNRLVSLNEVGGEPGRFGYTVEQFHQALRDRYAGWPHSLSATSTHDTKRGEDVRARLNVLSEMPDRWRKAVARWIRVNKRHRTDLDEGPAPERNVEYLLYQTLIGAWPLGDLDQSRYDEFGTRIERYMIKAVREAKVRTSWVNSHAPYEEAITRFIRGLLERGPGNPFLTEFLPFQEMVARYGMQNSLSTVVLKVAAPGIPDCYQGTELWELTLVDPDNRAPVDYAVRERMMADCEKLEGASPEDRRATLVEWWSSWQDGRIKMWILSRALRHRRSQSALYLHGEYVPLASQGPYHSHLCAFARLHQDQAVVAVAPRFLASMQAEPAQGIQSEDVWQDTTVTVPSWKTGSIYRHLFTGERFETIPHGQHQVLPVESLLTHCPVALLIRSDS